The Rhodoluna lacicola genome includes the window CTTTGGCAAGAACGAGAAAAGCCGCCAAACCAAACGGTTTGACGGCTGCTCGCTAATAAACCTTTAGAGATCTGCCTGACCACCGGCGCGGCGGGCGCGAATGTAGTCAAGGCGTTCCTGAAGAATCTCTTCCAACTCTTCTCGGCTTCGGCGCTCTAGCAGCATTTCCCAGTGCGAGCGGGGAACTTTATCCTCGGCTGCGTCTAATTTAATTCTTTTTCCGTCTTCAAGCTGAACCGCCTGCAACTGACAGTTCTTGCATTGCCAGGTCTGCGGAATTTCTGCATCTGCAGAAAATACAATTTCGGAGACATGGTCATTGGCACACTGGAAGAGGTGGGTTACACGAGCTGAGTAATTTACCCCGCGTTCGCTCTCAAGACTCTGGGTGCCAAGTCTCATTCCGCGCATAGTTTGCTGTGCCATTTTTCCTCCAGTTTAGGTTCGCCCTTTTGGGGCTCGACGAGGAACAACTCGGCGTGAACGCTCAATCTTCCCTCATATCAAGGCTTTTAAGGAAACTCTCAGGGAGTGTCGCGAAATTTTCGCCTTATTTTTCTTTCCGGAAATTTGATATCACCAGGTCGCAGTTATCGGTGACAATGCCGGTGGCTCCCAAATTAATCAGTCTTTGGATTTCAATTGGATCGTTAATCGTCCAGTAGTGCAGTTCCAGACCGGCATTAAGGGCGAATCTGACGAATCGCTTTGAATCCAACCGAATCGGAAATCGCGAGATTGGAATTTGTAGCGCGGTGATTTGCCTAGAAAAAAATTGGAACAGGGGAGTGGCACCCAAAATCGAACATAGCCAAAGAGCCAGCACGCGTGCGGATCCTGCTGATGTGCCCACCGAACCCGAAATTTTCTTCAGGGTTTTTATTCTTCGCGAATCACTAAAACTTGAAATCAAAATTCGATTTTGAACGCCAAGAGCGTTGATTACGTTGGCTACGGGCTCGATTGCCAAATCCGACTTGATGTCCAAGTTGAAGCGAGCCTCTGGAAAATCTTGAAGCACCTGCTGCAGGGTGGGAACTCGTTTTCCAAATCCTATGTCGATGCCGGAAATTTCTTTCCAAGTGATCTCAGCAACTTTTTTGGGGATCCCGGCAAGGCGAAGTAAATCTTCATCGTGAAAAATCACGGCAATACCATCGGCGGTGGCTCGCACATCGGTTTCGATCACATCGGCGCCCGCAAAGAGAGCATCGGCAAATGCCTTAGTGGTGTTTTCGGGAACAAATTCCGAAACTAACCCGCGGTGAGCCAAAACCTGAAAATATTTCATTCTTCTCTCATGTGCTTCGCGGATGGCTGTCATCACTAGGCTTTAGCAATGCGCTTTGATTTTAGAACCGTTAGAAGGCTAACCCGACTCAACATTGGGTTGATGATTTACGGTTTGGGATTGGCGATGATCGTAGAGGCCGAAATTGGACTGCCTCCGTGGGACGTCTTTGCAAAAGGAATCTCAATTCAACTCGGCATAACCTATGGAATTGCCAGCGTTATTGTCAGCGCACTAGTGCTTTTGGCGTGGATCCCACTAAAGGTGAAGCCAGGCATCGGCAGCATTTTGAACGCCATTTTGATTGGCCTGTGGTCAGATGTTTTCATTCCACAGATACCTAAAATCGACAACTACCTCGGCAATCTAGCGATGTTCTTGATCGGCATGGTGATTGTGGCAACGGCAACGGGAATCTATATCACTTCGTACCTGGGGTCAGGGCCACGGGACGGATTGATGATTGGCACCCAAAAGCTATTGGGCTGGCCACTTTGGCAAATTCGCACCATGTACGAGGTTTTGGTGCTGGTCATCGGTTGGTTGATGGGGGGACAGGTCCGCGAAGGCACCCTGATATTCGCCGTCTGCATCGGTGTTTTGATGCAGGTAAGTCTCAGATTCTTCAAATACGACGAATCCAAGAAGATTATCTGAAATGCAGCCGGGGCAACACCGCGAAACCGCGCGCGTAATATTATGTAAACCTAATCTGGAAATATTCCTGCTGAAAACCCACTTTGACCCTGAGGTTGGCTTGCCACCACGCTGGATCACTCCCGGTGGTGCAATTGACCTGGGCGAGACGGTGCTGGCTGCGGCAATTCGTGAACTAGCCGAGGAAACCGGAATTCAGGCTTCAGCAGCGGATTTGGGTGATTTGGTCTGGAAAACTCAGGGGCGCTGGGATTGGGCCGATGGCGTAAATCACCACACATTCGTAGATCATTTTTACCTGCTGCAAATTGTTGACTTTGAGCTGGATGACTCTGGCTGGACTGATGACGAACGTCGCGATGTTCTGGAACACCGATGGTGGAGCCTCAGCGACCTCAAAGATTCTGGTGAGTCGGTGAGCCCGCCAGGGCTGGTTGATTTTCTCGCCGGCCACCTTCAGGGCTAACTCCCCTTCGCCGATAATGAACATTATGTCAAGTAGTGTTTATTTGGGATCCAGAGTCCTTTTTTCTGTATTTAGGTCCTTACCGCTCGCCTAGACGGCCGCGGTTGCTGAAATCCACTGGGTCAGCTTGGCTTCAGCGGCACCTGATTCAAGTGCCTTGGTGACTTTCTGGAGCGCGTCGGTAAAGCGAAGTTCTAGGTCAAGATCAGCCTTTGAAGAATCCTTGGCCATTTCGTAGCTGACCACTCCTCCCGCTGCATTTAGCAAAACGATGTCTCGGATTGCTCCAAGATTCCCAACGGTCTTGTTGGCAAACAAATCCCTGGCAACCTGAGCGTTGTAGGCTGCATCGCCACCGATCAGCTGGCTGGTTTCAGCTCTGGCAAGGCCCAATTTGGCTGGATTTAGCTGGCTAGGAGAGACCTCTCCCCCGGAAACCTGCCAAATTTCGTTGCTTGAGGTCGTAGAAAGCTCATCGAGCCCGTCATTCCCCCTAAAAACCAGAGCAGAACGGCCTCTGGATGCTAATTCACTGGCCATCAGCGGTGCCACCGCACGATTTGCCACGCCCAGCGAGGTGGCAATCGGTTGGGCTGGATTTGCCAACGGCCCCAAGAAATTGAAAGTCGTAGGCACCGCCAAAAGCTTACGGATTGGGCCAATAAACCTCATCGCCGGATGAAAAACCTGGGCAAAAAAGAAACTTATGCCCGCCAGTCGAAAAACCTCCGAGACCTGTTCTGGACTCAAATCTAGGCGAATGCCCAGCGATTCGAGCATTTCGGAGGAGCCTGTTTTCCCAGAGGCCGAGCGACTGCCGTGCTTCAAAACGGGCACCCCGGCTGCGGCAGTGAGGATCGATGCCATGCTGGAGATATTTACAGTGCCCAGTAGGTCGCCTCCGGTGCCGACGATGTCCACGGCATCCGAGCCGGTGTCAAGCGTCAAAGCATTGGTCAGCATGGCATCTACCAACCCCGATAGCTCGTCCACTCCCTCACCCTTGTGTCTGAGTGATATTAGAAAAGTTTCGATTAGCCCCGGATCGGTTTTGCCAGACATAATTTCACTGAGCGCCCAGGCTGCTTCGGCCCGATTTAGGTCTTGACAGGCAACCAATTTGCCCAGAATCTGCGGCCAAGTAATCGACGAAGTCATAGGGCAAAGTTTAGCCACCTCTGCCCCATTGTCAGAACTCTGAGCCTCGCGAAAAAACCCAAAAAATCATCGCTCAAGGCCCCGAAATGGGCGGATTTACTGGGGCAACGGGGTTAGGATTGAATCATGACTACCATCAGCGCACCTGTCATTAATCGCCCTAGTGCAACCTCGGTTGGCACTATCGTTTGGCTAGGCAGTGAGGTGATGTTCTTTGCCGGCCTTTTCGCCATGTATTTCAGCCTTCGAGCTAATTCTCCTGAGATTTGGGCCAACGACACCGCAATCCTGAACGTGCCTTTCGCACTCGTAAACACCCTGATTCTGGTGGCTTCTTCATTCACCGCTCAGTTCGGTGTTTTTGCGGCTGAACGCCTACAGCCTCGTGCAACCGGGCTTTCTCCTGTCAAATGGGGTGTTGTTGAGTGGTTCTTCCTGAGCTACCTTCTCGGAGCAATCTTCGTGGCCGGCCAGGTTTGGGAGTACGCAGTCCTAATCTCAGAGGGTGTGGCCCTCAGCTCAAACTCTTACGGTTCTGCCTTCTACATCACCACTGGTTTCCACGCCTTGCACGTGACCGGAGGACTAATAGCCTTCCTGATGGTCATCGGCCGCACATTCGCAGCCAAGAAGTATGGCCACTACGAGGCAACCAGCGCAATCGTTGTTTCTTACTACTGGCACTTCGTTGACGTAGTTTGGATCGCCCTATTTCTTATCGTTTACGTCCTCAAATAAAAGCTGAAAGACCAAACATGTCATTCAAGAAGAATCGTCGAAGCCCACTGGCCGCCATCATCGTTATGGCTGCGGGACTTGCTCTTACCGGTGGTGGCTATGTGGCCGCTACCGCGGCAGTTGAGGCCGTGAAACCTGTTTCTGCAGTGGCAACAGCCGAGCAAATCAGCGAGGGTCGCAAACTATTTCTAGCCAACTGTGCCAGCTGTCACGGCATGAATGCTGAAGGCTCAAAGGCTGCCCCATCGCTAATCGGTGTTGGTGCTGCCTCTGTTGAATTCCAGGTAGCCACCGGTCGTATGCCAGGTCAGGCTTCTGGTCCGCAGCTTGAGAAGAAGCCGGTGCAGTTCACCGAAGAGCAAATCAACCAAATGGCAGCCTATGTGGCGACTCTCGGCGATGGACCTGCAATTCCAACCGATGAGATGGTTGCTGCAAATGGCGATTCAACCCGTGGTGGCGAACTATTCCGCATTAACTGCGCGATGTGCCACAACGCGGTTGGAGCCGGTGGAGCACTTACCGAGGGTAAGTACGCCCCAGCGCTGAAGGGAGTCACCGAGCGTCACATTTATGAAGCCATGGTGACTGGTCCGCAGAACATGCCCGTTTTCAACGATGCAAACTTGACCCCGCAGGACAAGAAGGACATCATCACCTACCTAAAGTACGTGGAACAAACACCTTCTGTTGGTGGTTATGAATTAGCGAACCTAGGTCCGGTTGTTGAGGGTCTGTTCACTTGGGTATTCATCATTGGATTCATAGTTGCAATCACCATCTGGCTTGGTGCCAAATCAAACTAGGCATCAAAAAAATAAGTTTTTGAAAAACAATGTTTTCTAAAAGGGAGCACTAAAGAGTGAGCGAAAAGAAACTGGCCAAGACCGGTTCGTCAAGCACAGCGGACGAGTTCGACTACGAGACTGGTCTTGCGGTCATTGCACCAGACGCGGTAAAGGATCCGGGTCTGGAGCCACACCGCACACGCATGACTGATAAAAGCGTCAAGCATGAGAAGGCGGCTACCCGCCAAGTCGCAGCTATGTTCTTTGCCTCTGCAATTGGTAGCGCATTCGCGATTTACGCTTACTTTGCCTTCCCGCTAACCGAGGACCTGAGCACGGTTAGAAACAACACTCTCCTGCTCGGCCTTGGCATAACACTTGGTCTATTCGGAATTGGTATTGGTGCTGTGCACTGGGCAAAGACTCTCATGCCTGACGCTGAAGTTTCTGAAGAGCGTCACCAGACCAGAGGTAAAGAAGCTGACCGTGCTCGCGCGGTTGAGATTATCAAGCTTGCCGATTCAGAGTCTGGCTTCTCACGCCGCAAACTTATTCGGCGCTCACTTTACAGCGCGTTGGCAGTATTTCCTCTGCCTGCAATCATGATCTTTGGTGACCTTGGACCTAATCCAGGTGACACTCTGCGACACACAATGTGGAAGAAGGGCACTCGCCTAGCCACTGACCCAACCGGCACCCCGATCAAAGCTTCGGATGTCACCTTGGGCTCTGTTTTCCACGTTATCCCTGAAGGACTTGCCGAACTTGAGCACCACAAGCTCGAGGAAAAAGCGAAGGCTGCTGTGCTGCTAGTTCGTCTAGACCCAGCGGATCTCAAAGAATCTGAAGAGCGCAAGAACTGGTCTTACGACGGAATTGTTGCGTACTCAAAGATCTGTACCCACGTTGGTTGTCCGGTTGCTCTTTACGAGCAGCAGACACACCACCTCCTTTGCCCTTGCCACCAGTCAACATTCGATGTGACCGATGCATGCAAGGTTGTTTTTGGCCCTGCCTCTCGCGCTCTACCTCAGCTACCAATCACAGTTGACGCCGAGGGCTACCTGATTGCGCAGAGCGATTTCACCGAGCCTGTTGGCCCTAGCTTCTGGGAGCGTTAAAAATGAGTAATGCAGTAGCTACACCAAAAAAGAGCGGCTTCCTAGCAGGTACCGCCAACTATCTTGACGAGCGAGTTGGCGCTGCTGGAATTCTGAAGGAATTTGGCCGCAAGGTCTTTCCTGATCACTGGTCATTCATGCTTGGCGAGGTCGCCCTCTACAGCTTCGTGGTGCTCTTGCTATCCGGAACTTTCTTGACCTTCTTCTTCCAGCCTTCTATGGAATTCGTAATTTACGACGGCGTTTACGGACCGCTCAAGGGTGCGGAGATGTCTATCGCCTACGCATCAACGCTAGATATCTCGTTCGAGGTTCGTGGCGGCCTTTTGATGCGACAGGTTCACCACTGGTCTGCGTTGCTATTTGTAGCGGCTGCGGGTCTGCACATGCTTCGCGTTTTCTTCACCGGAGCATTCCGCAAGCCTCGTGAAATCAACTGGGTTGTTGGCTTCGTGCTTTTCGTATTGGGTATGGCTGGCGGGTTCACCGGTTACTCACTTCCAGATGACTTGCTTTCAGGAAACGGTCTTCGCATCATCGATGGAATGATCAAGGGAATTCCAGTTATCGGTGCGTACACCTCATCACTACTATTTGGTGGCGAGTTCCCTGGCGAGACCATCGTGGCCCGACTCTACGGGTTGCACATTCTTCTTGTGCCTGCATTGATTTTGATTTTCATCGTGATCCACCTGTTCATGGTGGTAATCCACAAGCACACCCACTACTCAGGCCCAGGACGCAAGGACACCAACGTTGTTGGTTACCCACTGATGCCTGTATACGTTGCTAAGGCTGGTGGCTTTTTCTTCATCGTTTTCGGTGTAATCATGCTGATTGCAGCAACCTTCACCATCAACCCGGTCTGGAACTACGGTGGCTACGACCCATCACCAGTTTCTGCTGGTACTCAGCCTGACTGGTACATCGGTTGGCTAGATGGTGCATTGCGCCTGGCGCCAACCGGCCTTGAGTTCGTTGTGGGTGGAAACACCTGGTCATGGAACATCTTGCTGCCAATGATCGTCGGTATCGGTTTCTTGGTTCTTGTGGCTATCTACCCATTCGTAGAAGCTTGGGTCACTGGTGACAAGCGTGAGCACCACGTTCTTGACCGCCCTCGCAACGCTCCTACCCGTACCGGTATCGGTGCAGCGGGTGTTACTTTTTACGCTGTTCTTTGGGCTGGCGCAGCAACGGACTTGATTGCAACCAACTTCAAAATGTCGTTGAACCAGGTTCTTACCTCAATGCAGATTCTGCTAATCGTTGGACCGATTGCTGCGTACATCATCGCCAAGCGCACCTGTCTGTCGCTTCAGCGAAAGGACCGTGAAATTGCTCTGCATGGTCGTGAAACTGGTCGTATCGTGCGCTTGCCACACGGTGAGTACATTGAAGTTCATGAGCCGCTAGACGCTTACGAGCAGTGGAAGCTGGTGGACTTCAAGGACTACCAGCCAACCTTGGCTCGACCAAACGCAGCAGGCAAGATCACGCTTCGTGCTCGTCTACGTGCCGCGCTTTCTCGTTTCTACTTCGAAGACCGCATTGCGCCGGTTACTCAGACAGAGATCGATGCTGCTCACCACCACGGTGATCATGCAGTAGTTGAAGCCGCAGAGACCAAGGCCGTAGAGGCGTAAAACCCCAATGATTAGGGGTCAGGCTTAGGCCTGGCCCCTTTTCCTTTGGTTAGGCCCGGGACCCTGTCCCTGTGGTTAGGATTGCCTGATGGATCCGCTCTCCCGCTTCAACTCGGCACAGCACAGTTCGCTGCACGCCTCGGTCAGCCAGGAAAAATACAACGAGTACGCAGCTGGACACGATCAGATCGCTAAGAACATCGCGGCACTGCTGGTTGGCGGGCACCCAATAGATTCGACCGAGGTTCAACACTGGATTGGAAGGCACTACGAATTTGTCTGCCAGTTCTGGACCCCAAATCGTATCGCCTACAAGTCTCTCGCATTGAATTACACTCTGGACCCAGCGTTCAAGGCCACCTACGAAGCCTATGAAACTGGTTTAGCACTCTTCATTCAGAAAGCAATCAACCTCTGGGCCGATCAAAATCTGCCTGTTGAATCACCTGCAACGAACAGCCAACTGGGAGCCCAAACTTGATTACTGCAACGTTTGTTTTCAAACACAACAACTCAAATGGTGACTTTAAGAAACTTGATGACGAAATTATGAGCCGCGCAGAGGCTAACCCCGGGTTCAAAGGAAAAGAGAAATGGCTTTCTCCAGACGGTTCGCAAATCCGAGTTATCTATTATTTTGACACTCAAGAATCACTGGCACATTTTTCCAGGGATGAAGTGCATCGCGAAGCCAAGTTACGCTACGCCGAATGGTACGACGGATACCGAGTTGAAATTGCCGAACTAACTGGCAGTTGGGGTGACGGAAACCTAGAGTCCCCGATCAATCAATAAAAAAATGCTCACCTCAGGGTGAGCATTTTTCATTTAATTTTTTTGTTCAAAGTGTTAGTGTGCGTTGAGCCCACGGCTTCTTTCGAATACGAAACCAATTAGAGCAACGAGCGCAAGTGGGAAACCAATGAAGAACAACCACCAACCAATCGCAAGCGCTGCAAAGCAGATCGCTGCGAAAGCACCAAGGAATAGTGGCCACCAGCTCCAAGGAGCAAAATAGCCAATCTCCGAATCACCATCTTCAATATTGGCATCGAGGCGATCTTCAGGGACCACACCCTGTCGCTTATCAGTGTTCTTAATGTAGAACGCAAGGAACAATGACATAAACCCGAGCATTGCAATCGCGGCGGTACCAATTGGCTCATAGCCACCGTTGCTGTTGTACCACCAGACGGCGTAGCCAACCGCATCAATAAAGTAAAACGCGGTTAGGAAGTAAAAGAGATTACCGTTGAACTTCATCTTGTTGCTTAGCCCTTCTTAGCTGAAGACTTTACTTCAGGTGCTGCAAGTTCCGGGTGGTTCAAGTCAAATGCAGGCGACTCAGAACGCACACGAGGAATTGAGGTGAAGTTGTGACGAGGGAACGGAGTTCCGGTTGCCCACTCAAGTGAACGTCCATAACCCCATGGGTCATTCAAGGTAGTCTTTTCGCCCTTGCGAGCGGTGATGTAAACGTTCCACAGGAACGGAATGATTGATAGCGCCAGCAATGCCGAACCTACGGTAGAAACTTGGTTCATCCAAGTGAAACCGTCTTCAGGCAGGTAGGTTGCGTAGCGACGCGGCATACCAATTACACCAAGCCAGTGCTGAATCAAGAATGTGACGTGGAAACCTAGGAACAGCAACCAGAACTGAATCTTGCCGAGACGCTCGTTAAGCATCTTTCCGGTCATCTTTGGGTACCAGAAGTAGATTCCCGCAAACATTGCGAACACCACGGTTCCAAACACTACGTAGTGGAAGTGCGCAACCACGAAGTAGCTATCTGATAGGGCGAAGTCAAGGGGAGGTGAAGCCAAGATAACACCGGTCAATCCACCAAAGATAAAGGTGGTCAAGAAACCTAGTGAGTAAAGCATCGGTGTTTCGAAAGTAACCGATCCCTTCCACAACGTTCCAATCCAGTTGAATACCTTCACACCGGTTGGAATCGCAATCAACATCGTGGTGAACGCGAAGAACGGCAATAGCACTGAGCCGGTCACGTACATGTGGTGAGCCCACACGGTCATTGACAGCGCTGCAATTGCGATGGTTGCGTAAACCAAAGTTTTGTAACCAAAGATTGGTTTGCGGCTGAATACCGGGAGAATTTCTGAAACGATGCCAAAGAACGGCAACGCCAAAATGTAAACCTCTGGGTGACCGAAGAACCAGAACAGGTGCTGCCAAAGCATTGGGCCACCGTTCGCTGGATCAAAAATGTGTGCACCAAAGCGACGATCCGCACCCAGAGCGAACAACGCCGCTGCAAAAGGTGGGAAACACATGATTACCAAAATTGAGGTAACCAAAGTGTTCCAGGTAAAAATAGGCAAACGGAACATGGTCATACCAGGGGCACGCATGGTGAGGATCGTGGTGATGAAGTTAACGCCACCCATGATGGTTCCAAAACCGCTCAAGGCCAAACCAAAGACCCAAAGATCTCCACCTAAACCGGGTGAAAACGTGGTGTTCGAGAGCGGTGCGTAGGCAAACCAACCAAAGCTCGCCGCGCCCTGAGGGGTGAAGAAACCGGCAACGGCTACGAATGAGCCGAAGAAGTAGAACCAGTAAGCAATTGCGTTCAAGCGAGGGAAAGCCACATCTGGCGCACCGATTTGCACAGGCATCAAAATGTTGGCGAACGCTGCAAACAGCGGGGTCGCGAACATCAGCAGCATGATTGTGCCGTGCATTGTGAACAGCTGGTTGTACTGCTCTTTGGTCTGAACAATTTCAAGTCCAGGTGCAGTTAACTGCGCGCGAATAACCAGAGCCATCACACCACCGATGAGGAAGTACATGAATGAGGTGATCAGGTACAGGTAGCCGATCTTCTTGTGATCGGTCGTGGTGATCCAGTCAACCAGAATCTGGCCTTTGGTCTTCTTAGAAGTTCCGTAGGTTGACTTGCTTGCGGTAGCGGTAGCCATCGTGATTATCCTCTGATTTCTGGGTTGTCACCCGGAAGGTTTTGGTTTCGGTCGTACTTGTTGTCAAGCTGACCCACGTTGCCCGCCGCAGCGAGAGCTGCTAGATGTGCATCGTATTCAGCCTGCGAAACTACCTTGACGTTGAACAACATCATTGAGTGGAATTCACCACAAAGTTCGGCACACTTACCCTTGTAAGTCCCCTCCACCTGCGGTGTGAAATACATGTGGTTGGTGCGACCCGGAAACATGTCCTTCTTGTAAAGGAAGTCAATTACCCAGAATGAGTGGATAACGTCGCGGGATGAAAGATCCAATTTCACCGACTTGTTTACAGGTAGGTAAAGGGTCGGCAAGGCTGCCTCGGAGCCCAACTCGCCGTCAAACTGTGACTGGATTCCAGAGTCGTATACGTTGCCGTCAACGTAGTTGAAGTCCCAGCTCCACTGCTTGGCGATGACCTGAATGGTCACGTCTGGGTTTGCATTTGGCTCTTGAATAGCGGCCATGTCGCGAGCTGTGAAGGCAAAGAATCCAATGGTGATAATCAGCGGAACGACGGTAAACATCGTTTCAATCGGGTTGTTGTAGCGCAGCTGAGGCGGCAACCCGGTCTCGCCCTTGCGGCGACGGTAGACGATTACCGCGTAAAACATGAGCCCCCAGGCAATCAGGCCAATGCCCCAAAGGACAATCCAGGAGGTGGTCCAGAGTCCAGTGATTCGATCGGTGTGATTGGTCACGCCAGGCACGCCAGGCAAGAAGCCACGGCTAAATTCCTGTTGAGAACAACCACTTAGTAGCAACATCAAAGATGCTGCCACGGGCAAAACTGCCCACTTGAGACCACGCTTTTTTAGCACAATCGACCCTTCAGATATCGAATCGTTACCCCTCTATCCTACGCTTCAAGATTGCTGGAAAGTGCCATAAAACACACTAACTAGGCGGTTTTTAATGCGAAAAAGCCCGGTTCGTGGATCAAAAACCGGGCTTTTTCAAAAATTATTTCTAGTTTTAGCTGAAGGAATCTCCACATGCACAAGAACCGGCAGCATTTGGATTGTCAATGGTGAATCCTTGCTTTTGGATGGTGTCCTCAAAATCGATTGAAGCTCCG containing:
- a CDS encoding glycerophosphodiester phosphodiesterase, yielding MKYFQVLAHRGLVSEFVPENTTKAFADALFAGADVIETDVRATADGIAVIFHDEDLLRLAGIPKKVAEITWKEISGIDIGFGKRVPTLQQVLQDFPEARFNLDIKSDLAIEPVANVINALGVQNRILISSFSDSRRIKTLKKISGSVGTSAGSARVLALWLCSILGATPLFQFFSRQITALQIPISRFPIRLDSKRFVRFALNAGLELHYWTINDPIEIQRLINLGATGIVTDNCDLVISNFRKEK
- a CDS encoding Rieske 2Fe-2S domain-containing protein, with protein sequence MAPDAVKDPGLEPHRTRMTDKSVKHEKAATRQVAAMFFASAIGSAFAIYAYFAFPLTEDLSTVRNNTLLLGLGITLGLFGIGIGAVHWAKTLMPDAEVSEERHQTRGKEADRARAVEIIKLADSESGFSRRKLIRRSLYSALAVFPLPAIMIFGDLGPNPGDTLRHTMWKKGTRLATDPTGTPIKASDVTLGSVFHVIPEGLAELEHHKLEEKAKAAVLLVRLDPADLKESEERKNWSYDGIVAYSKICTHVGCPVALYEQQTHHLLCPCHQSTFDVTDACKVVFGPASRALPQLPITVDAEGYLIAQSDFTEPVGPSFWER
- the trpD gene encoding anthranilate phosphoribosyltransferase — its product is MTSSITWPQILGKLVACQDLNRAEAAWALSEIMSGKTDPGLIETFLISLRHKGEGVDELSGLVDAMLTNALTLDTGSDAVDIVGTGGDLLGTVNISSMASILTAAAGVPVLKHGSRSASGKTGSSEMLESLGIRLDLSPEQVSEVFRLAGISFFFAQVFHPAMRFIGPIRKLLAVPTTFNFLGPLANPAQPIATSLGVANRAVAPLMASELASRGRSALVFRGNDGLDELSTTSSNEIWQVSGGEVSPSQLNPAKLGLARAETSQLIGGDAAYNAQVARDLFANKTVGNLGAIRDIVLLNAAGGVVSYEMAKDSSKADLDLELRFTDALQKVTKALESGAAEAKLTQWISATAAV
- a CDS encoding cytochrome c oxidase subunit 4; this encodes MKFNGNLFYFLTAFYFIDAVGYAVWWYNSNGGYEPIGTAAIAMLGFMSLFLAFYIKNTDKRQGVVPEDRLDANIEDGDSEIGYFAPWSWWPLFLGAFAAICFAALAIGWWLFFIGFPLALVALIGFVFERSRGLNAH
- a CDS encoding cytochrome c oxidase subunit 3 — its product is MTTISAPVINRPSATSVGTIVWLGSEVMFFAGLFAMYFSLRANSPEIWANDTAILNVPFALVNTLILVASSFTAQFGVFAAERLQPRATGLSPVKWGVVEWFFLSYLLGAIFVAGQVWEYAVLISEGVALSSNSYGSAFYITTGFHALHVTGGLIAFLMVIGRTFAAKKYGHYEATSAIVVSYYWHFVDVVWIALFLIVYVLK
- a CDS encoding NUDIX hydrolase, whose translation is MQPGQHRETARVILCKPNLEIFLLKTHFDPEVGLPPRWITPGGAIDLGETVLAAAIRELAEETGIQASAADLGDLVWKTQGRWDWADGVNHHTFVDHFYLLQIVDFELDDSGWTDDERRDVLEHRWWSLSDLKDSGESVSPPGLVDFLAGHLQG
- the ctaD gene encoding cytochrome c oxidase subunit I, whose amino-acid sequence is MATATASKSTYGTSKKTKGQILVDWITTTDHKKIGYLYLITSFMYFLIGGVMALVIRAQLTAPGLEIVQTKEQYNQLFTMHGTIMLLMFATPLFAAFANILMPVQIGAPDVAFPRLNAIAYWFYFFGSFVAVAGFFTPQGAASFGWFAYAPLSNTTFSPGLGGDLWVFGLALSGFGTIMGGVNFITTILTMRAPGMTMFRLPIFTWNTLVTSILVIMCFPPFAAALFALGADRRFGAHIFDPANGGPMLWQHLFWFFGHPEVYILALPFFGIVSEILPVFSRKPIFGYKTLVYATIAIAALSMTVWAHHMYVTGSVLLPFFAFTTMLIAIPTGVKVFNWIGTLWKGSVTFETPMLYSLGFLTTFIFGGLTGVILASPPLDFALSDSYFVVAHFHYVVFGTVVFAMFAGIYFWYPKMTGKMLNERLGKIQFWLLFLGFHVTFLIQHWLGVIGMPRRYATYLPEDGFTWMNQVSTVGSALLALSIIPFLWNVYITARKGEKTTLNDPWGYGRSLEWATGTPFPRHNFTSIPRVRSESPAFDLNHPELAAPEVKSSAKKG
- a CDS encoding YczE/YyaS/YitT family protein; amino-acid sequence: MRFDFRTVRRLTRLNIGLMIYGLGLAMIVEAEIGLPPWDVFAKGISIQLGITYGIASVIVSALVLLAWIPLKVKPGIGSILNAILIGLWSDVFIPQIPKIDNYLGNLAMFLIGMVIVATATGIYITSYLGSGPRDGLMIGTQKLLGWPLWQIRTMYEVLVLVIGWLMGGQVREGTLIFAVCIGVLMQVSLRFFKYDESKKII
- a CDS encoding cytochrome b — its product is MSNAVATPKKSGFLAGTANYLDERVGAAGILKEFGRKVFPDHWSFMLGEVALYSFVVLLLSGTFLTFFFQPSMEFVIYDGVYGPLKGAEMSIAYASTLDISFEVRGGLLMRQVHHWSALLFVAAAGLHMLRVFFTGAFRKPREINWVVGFVLFVLGMAGGFTGYSLPDDLLSGNGLRIIDGMIKGIPVIGAYTSSLLFGGEFPGETIVARLYGLHILLVPALILIFIVIHLFMVVIHKHTHYSGPGRKDTNVVGYPLMPVYVAKAGGFFFIVFGVIMLIAATFTINPVWNYGGYDPSPVSAGTQPDWYIGWLDGALRLAPTGLEFVVGGNTWSWNILLPMIVGIGFLVLVAIYPFVEAWVTGDKREHHVLDRPRNAPTRTGIGAAGVTFYAVLWAGAATDLIATNFKMSLNQVLTSMQILLIVGPIAAYIIAKRTCLSLQRKDREIALHGRETGRIVRLPHGEYIEVHEPLDAYEQWKLVDFKDYQPTLARPNAAGKITLRARLRAALSRFYFEDRIAPVTQTEIDAAHHHGDHAVVEAAETKAVEA
- a CDS encoding RNA polymerase-binding protein RbpA; the protein is MAQQTMRGMRLGTQSLESERGVNYSARVTHLFQCANDHVSEIVFSADAEIPQTWQCKNCQLQAVQLEDGKRIKLDAAEDKVPRSHWEMLLERRSREELEEILQERLDYIRARRAGGQADL
- a CDS encoding c-type cytochrome; protein product: MSFKKNRRSPLAAIIVMAAGLALTGGGYVAATAAVEAVKPVSAVATAEQISEGRKLFLANCASCHGMNAEGSKAAPSLIGVGAASVEFQVATGRMPGQASGPQLEKKPVQFTEEQINQMAAYVATLGDGPAIPTDEMVAANGDSTRGGELFRINCAMCHNAVGAGGALTEGKYAPALKGVTERHIYEAMVTGPQNMPVFNDANLTPQDKKDIITYLKYVEQTPSVGGYELANLGPVVEGLFTWVFIIGFIVAITIWLGAKSN
- a CDS encoding TipAS antibiotic-recognition domain-containing protein; amino-acid sequence: MDPLSRFNSAQHSSLHASVSQEKYNEYAAGHDQIAKNIAALLVGGHPIDSTEVQHWIGRHYEFVCQFWTPNRIAYKSLALNYTLDPAFKATYEAYETGLALFIQKAINLWADQNLPVESPATNSQLGAQT